From the Manis javanica isolate MJ-LG chromosome 11, MJ_LKY, whole genome shotgun sequence genome, one window contains:
- the SDE2 gene encoding splicing regulator SDE2 isoform X2, which yields MAESALFVWLCGPGFGCKAVRWGSAPCSVLDFIHRHRQDQDVPVECFFVKCNGSLINTNDMVQHGAVYSLEPRLCGGKGGFGSMLRALGAQIEKTTNREACRDLSGRRLRDVNHEKAMAEWVRQQAEREAGKEQKRLERLERQLAGPGHCLTSPGYQQQCHEMAERLEDSVLKGMQATSSKMVSAEISENRKRPNKSITDKGARAEKRKCFWLGLEGLETAEGSSTESSDDDSDEAPSTSGMRFHGPKTGSDSVEMAFKLPSSSQKAVVWSTDSRSLEELRTPEADPGNSISEDLCAELGETSARDIVERKMALETQKTQEEEEAERKEPIEKEVAGTGLNKEQETKEMTNGERAAKVAPGEGGENTPVAKLEESQSGNTDVGKETIDLQAFHSAAEMELLGLEKLKWELMALGLKCGGTLHERAARLFSVRGLAQGQIDPALFAKPLKGKKK from the exons GATGTTCCAGTGGAATGCTTCTTTGTGAAATGCAATGGATCACTCATTAACACCAACGACATGGTGCAGCATGGAGCAGTTTATAGTCTGGAACCCAGACTTTGTGGAGGAAAAGGAG GTTTTGGATCTATGCTTCGAGCACTGGGTGCCCAGATTGAGAAGACAACCAATCGGGAAGCTTGCAGGGACCTCAGTGGAAGGAGACTACGAGATGTCAATCATGAAAAAGC AATGGCTGAATGGGTGAGACAGCAGGCTGAGCGAGAGGCTGGGAAGGAGCAGAAGCGCCTGGAGCGCCTGGAGCGACAGCTGGCAGGGCCTGGGCACTGCCTCACCAGCCCTGGCTACCAGCAACAGTGCCATGAGATGGCAGAGCGCCTGGAGGATTCTGTCCTCAAAG GTATGCAGGCTACCTCCAGCAAGATGGTATCGGCAGAAATCAGTGAGAATCGTAAACGGCCTAACAAATCAATAACAGACAAAGGAGCcagagcagagaaaaggaaatgcttttg GTTGGGTTTGGAAGGACTAGAGACTGCAGAGGGGTCCAGCACCGAGAGCTCGGATGATGACAGTGATGAAGCACCTAGTACTTCAGGAATGAGGTTCCATGGTCCAAAAACTGGCAGTGACAGTGTTGAGATGGCATTCAAACTTCCCAGTAGTTCTCAGAAGGCAGTAGTATGGAGTACAGACTCTAGATCACTAGAAGAACTACGGACCCCAGAGGCTGACCCTGGGAACAGTATTTCAGAAGATTTGTGTGCTGAGCTGGGAGAGACATCGGCCAGGGACATCGTGGAAAGGAAGATGGCTCTAGAAACACAGAaaacccaggaggaggaggaggcagagaggaaagaacCCATAGAAAAGGAAGTAGCTGGGACAGGACTGAATAAGGagcaagaaacaaaagaaatgactAATGGAGAAAGAGCTGCCAAGGTAGCACCTGGAGAAGGTGGGGAAAACACTCCTGTTGCCAAACTGGAGGAAAGCCAATCAGGAAACACA gATGTTGGTAAGGAAACTATAGATTTACAGGCATTCCACTCTGCTGCAGAAATGGAGCTGCTGGGTTTGGAGAAACTCAAGTGGGAACTGATGGCACTGGGCCTGAAATGTGGGGGCACTCTGCACGAGCGGGCAGCACggctcttctctgtcagaggactgGCACAGGGGCAGATAGACCCAGCTTTATTTGCCAAGCCtttgaaagggaagaagaaatga
- the SDE2 gene encoding splicing regulator SDE2 isoform X1 yields MAESALFVWLCGPGFGCKAVRWGSAPCSVLDFIHRHRQDQDVPVECFFVKCNGSLINTNDMVQHGAVYSLEPRLCGGKGGFGSMLRALGAQIEKTTNREACRDLSGRRLRDVNHEKAMAEWVRQQAEREAGKEQKRLERLERQLAGPGHCLTSPGYQQQCHEMAERLEDSVLKVMNTGCLATHKSTHTHTVSAYGPLNSVGQWATGMQATSSKMVSAEISENRKRPNKSITDKGARAEKRKCFWLGLEGLETAEGSSTESSDDDSDEAPSTSGMRFHGPKTGSDSVEMAFKLPSSSQKAVVWSTDSRSLEELRTPEADPGNSISEDLCAELGETSARDIVERKMALETQKTQEEEEAERKEPIEKEVAGTGLNKEQETKEMTNGERAAKVAPGEGGENTPVAKLEESQSGNTDVGKETIDLQAFHSAAEMELLGLEKLKWELMALGLKCGGTLHERAARLFSVRGLAQGQIDPALFAKPLKGKKK; encoded by the exons GATGTTCCAGTGGAATGCTTCTTTGTGAAATGCAATGGATCACTCATTAACACCAACGACATGGTGCAGCATGGAGCAGTTTATAGTCTGGAACCCAGACTTTGTGGAGGAAAAGGAG GTTTTGGATCTATGCTTCGAGCACTGGGTGCCCAGATTGAGAAGACAACCAATCGGGAAGCTTGCAGGGACCTCAGTGGAAGGAGACTACGAGATGTCAATCATGAAAAAGC AATGGCTGAATGGGTGAGACAGCAGGCTGAGCGAGAGGCTGGGAAGGAGCAGAAGCGCCTGGAGCGCCTGGAGCGACAGCTGGCAGGGCCTGGGCACTGCCTCACCAGCCCTGGCTACCAGCAACAGTGCCATGAGATGGCAGAGCGCCTGGAGGATTCTGTCCTCAAAG TAATGAACACAGGATGTCTAGCAACCCACAAAagcacacatactcacacagtcTCGGCATATGGCCCCCTGAATTCTGTGGGCCAATGGGCCACAG GTATGCAGGCTACCTCCAGCAAGATGGTATCGGCAGAAATCAGTGAGAATCGTAAACGGCCTAACAAATCAATAACAGACAAAGGAGCcagagcagagaaaaggaaatgcttttg GTTGGGTTTGGAAGGACTAGAGACTGCAGAGGGGTCCAGCACCGAGAGCTCGGATGATGACAGTGATGAAGCACCTAGTACTTCAGGAATGAGGTTCCATGGTCCAAAAACTGGCAGTGACAGTGTTGAGATGGCATTCAAACTTCCCAGTAGTTCTCAGAAGGCAGTAGTATGGAGTACAGACTCTAGATCACTAGAAGAACTACGGACCCCAGAGGCTGACCCTGGGAACAGTATTTCAGAAGATTTGTGTGCTGAGCTGGGAGAGACATCGGCCAGGGACATCGTGGAAAGGAAGATGGCTCTAGAAACACAGAaaacccaggaggaggaggaggcagagaggaaagaacCCATAGAAAAGGAAGTAGCTGGGACAGGACTGAATAAGGagcaagaaacaaaagaaatgactAATGGAGAAAGAGCTGCCAAGGTAGCACCTGGAGAAGGTGGGGAAAACACTCCTGTTGCCAAACTGGAGGAAAGCCAATCAGGAAACACA gATGTTGGTAAGGAAACTATAGATTTACAGGCATTCCACTCTGCTGCAGAAATGGAGCTGCTGGGTTTGGAGAAACTCAAGTGGGAACTGATGGCACTGGGCCTGAAATGTGGGGGCACTCTGCACGAGCGGGCAGCACggctcttctctgtcagaggactgGCACAGGGGCAGATAGACCCAGCTTTATTTGCCAAGCCtttgaaagggaagaagaaatga